One stretch of Niallia sp. XMNu-256 DNA includes these proteins:
- a CDS encoding spore coat protein, producing MATKDIALHEKLEIHEILLFKTSCVKKSTAMLELVEDKELKKILEEDIEASTNAVKELSKILKKA from the coding sequence ATGGCAACAAAAGACATTGCCCTGCATGAAAAATTAGAAATACATGAAATATTGTTATTTAAAACGTCTTGTGTTAAGAAAAGCACTGCTATGTTAGAACTTGTAGAAGATAAAGAATTAAAGAAGATATTAGAAGAAGATATTGAAGCATCTACTAATGCTGTCAAAGAACTATCAAAAATCTTGAAAAAGGCGTAA
- a CDS encoding ArgE/DapE family deacylase encodes MNNHLIPLLEALIKIDSSTKEGANEAIAFCEQWLIDQGLPVKKLENNGFHMLVCEIGQGDHTIVLNGHIDVIEAEKKQFQPHIQDGKLYGRGSADMKAGVAAFMMAAAQLKDKELTSRVMIQIVPDEETGGINGTKYLTEKGYLGDFIICGEPTNMGIAIQSKGVLQLDITVQGKPAHGSRPWEGTNAITKAIHLYEEILELPFAKEGSPMFTRPSINLAKIQGGTIYNKVPDLCEISLDIRYLPDQSPKDIVHQIQALTDSTVTTHICNNPVKTRADNPYVETLAKSIKRITQLEEATIFGQHGSSDGQFFTKYGGSAVEFGPVGSDWHGENEMVSIDSVREYQEVLVDFILSLDS; translated from the coding sequence ATGAACAATCATCTAATCCCCCTATTAGAAGCATTAATAAAAATCGACAGCTCTACAAAAGAAGGTGCAAATGAAGCGATTGCCTTTTGTGAACAATGGTTAATAGACCAAGGTCTCCCCGTAAAAAAATTAGAAAATAACGGGTTTCACATGCTCGTTTGTGAAATAGGTCAAGGGGATCATACGATTGTCTTAAACGGACATATCGATGTCATTGAAGCTGAGAAAAAACAATTCCAACCCCATATCCAAGATGGAAAACTGTATGGCCGAGGGTCAGCAGATATGAAAGCAGGGGTGGCTGCCTTCATGATGGCAGCGGCACAATTAAAAGACAAGGAATTAACATCTAGGGTTATGATACAGATCGTTCCAGACGAGGAGACCGGCGGCATTAATGGGACCAAATATTTAACAGAAAAAGGCTATTTAGGAGATTTTATTATTTGTGGTGAACCTACAAATATGGGGATCGCCATTCAATCTAAGGGCGTGCTTCAGCTTGATATTACTGTCCAGGGGAAACCTGCCCATGGAAGTCGTCCATGGGAAGGCACAAATGCAATAACAAAAGCGATTCATCTCTATGAAGAAATTCTAGAGCTGCCTTTTGCAAAAGAAGGCTCCCCTATGTTTACTCGTCCTTCTATTAATCTCGCGAAGATCCAAGGGGGAACCATCTATAATAAGGTACCCGATTTATGTGAAATATCCCTGGATATCAGATATCTGCCAGACCAGTCTCCAAAGGATATCGTTCATCAAATTCAGGCACTCACAGACAGTACGGTAACCACCCATATTTGCAATAATCCGGTCAAAACAAGGGCAGACAATCCTTATGTAGAAACATTGGCCAAATCAATTAAACGAATTACTCAGCTCGAAGAAGCAACCATATTCGGTCAGCATGGTTCCAGCGATGGACAATTTTTCACCAAGTACGGAGGTTCAGCCGTAGAATTTGGCCCTGTTGGCAGCGACTGGCATGGGGAGAATGAGATGGTTTCTATCGATTCGGTCAGAGAGTATCAGGAAGTGCTAGTGGATTTTATCTTGTCTTTGGATAGTTAA
- a CDS encoding manganese catalase family protein — MFLHKKELQFEAKPERPDPFMAKKLQELIGGQYGEMTVAMQYLFQGWATRGNEKYRDLLLDIGTEEIGHIEMLATMVARLLDDAPVKEQEEAYKDPVIGAIMGGMNPQHALVSGLGARPSDSVGNPWMGSYIVSSGNLLADFRANLNAESQGRLQAVRIYEMADDRGVKDLLSVLIARDSYHQNQWAAAIAELEEKEGLLVPSTFPREKERLDIAYTLYNFSEGEESSKGRWANGEALDGQGDYKYESTPTVEGAKPKLNPAPPKLHNTLPTEMSNSRP; from the coding sequence ATGTTTCTTCATAAAAAAGAATTACAATTTGAAGCTAAACCGGAAAGACCCGATCCATTTATGGCTAAAAAGCTACAAGAGCTTATTGGTGGCCAATATGGTGAAATGACTGTTGCCATGCAATATTTATTTCAAGGTTGGGCTACACGTGGCAATGAAAAGTATCGTGATCTACTCTTAGATATTGGAACTGAAGAAATAGGCCATATCGAAATGTTAGCAACGATGGTGGCCCGTTTGTTAGACGATGCTCCAGTCAAAGAACAAGAAGAAGCATATAAAGACCCAGTTATTGGTGCTATTATGGGAGGCATGAATCCACAACATGCCCTTGTTTCTGGACTTGGTGCACGTCCATCTGACAGCGTAGGGAACCCTTGGATGGGAAGTTATATCGTATCCAGCGGAAATTTATTAGCTGATTTTCGTGCGAACTTAAATGCTGAATCCCAAGGTCGCCTACAAGCTGTTCGTATTTATGAAATGGCTGATGACAGAGGCGTCAAAGATTTGCTATCGGTACTGATTGCCCGTGACTCCTATCATCAAAATCAATGGGCTGCAGCTATTGCTGAATTGGAAGAAAAAGAAGGCCTTCTTGTACCTAGTACCTTCCCTCGTGAAAAGGAGCGTCTAGATATCGCTTATACTCTTTATAACTTTTCTGAAGGAGAAGAGAGCAGCAAGGGAAGGTGGGCTAATGGTGAAGCACTAGATGGTCAAGGTGATTATAAATATGAATCAACACCAACTGTAGAAGGTGCTAAACCTAAGTTAAACCCTGCTCCACCAAAATTGCACAACACTTTACCAACTGAGATGTCAAACTCTCGCCCTTAA
- a CDS encoding ATP-grasp domain-containing protein, with protein sequence MNILLTSTARRIDFVGFFQDALKNAGIDGKVIATDPEHNAPSLQAGDENYVIPHQTDSNYMESILEICKKHHVNCLVPLNDWEVPSISAHKEELEKLGVSVFAPDSTIVNKVRDKAKYRELLDPLGIKTPLSYLNVEDAKKALEKQEVSFPLIVKPRNGSASIAVEIIDNLEDMEFAYEQAIRKIKESPLDGATSREPEENVIIQEVVEGDKFSVDMFNDLNGRFLTSFARKQLGMRGGDIDRCITVNSPELTEIGRQLGNSFGHAGYMNADVYFNGTDYYVIDINPRFGGGYAFTHAAGANIPAAIIALTAGKQVQEEWLRQKPDIELARHDTVVPINNQQVMQAF encoded by the coding sequence TTGAACATCTTATTAACATCAACCGCAAGAAGAATAGACTTTGTAGGATTTTTTCAGGATGCTTTGAAAAATGCTGGTATTGACGGGAAGGTAATTGCTACTGATCCTGAACATAATGCCCCCTCGCTTCAGGCTGGGGATGAAAACTATGTCATTCCCCATCAAACGGATTCAAATTATATGGAATCAATATTGGAAATTTGCAAGAAACATCATGTGAACTGTCTAGTCCCATTAAATGATTGGGAAGTGCCCAGTATCTCCGCACATAAAGAAGAACTGGAAAAATTAGGCGTATCTGTATTTGCGCCAGATTCAACTATTGTCAATAAGGTACGGGACAAGGCAAAATACCGAGAGCTACTTGACCCGCTTGGCATTAAGACACCACTATCCTACCTTAATGTTGAAGATGCGAAGAAGGCATTGGAAAAACAAGAAGTATCCTTTCCATTAATCGTGAAGCCCCGTAATGGTTCAGCCTCTATAGCTGTTGAAATTATCGATAACTTAGAGGATATGGAATTTGCCTATGAGCAAGCCATTCGAAAGATTAAAGAAAGTCCATTGGATGGCGCCACATCTAGAGAACCGGAAGAGAATGTCATTATTCAGGAAGTCGTTGAAGGGGATAAATTTAGTGTGGATATGTTTAATGATTTAAACGGCCGCTTTCTTACTTCTTTTGCTAGGAAACAATTAGGTATGAGAGGCGGAGATATCGATCGGTGTATTACTGTAAATAGTCCGGAATTAACAGAAATCGGGCGGCAATTAGGTAACAGCTTTGGTCATGCAGGTTATATGAACGCTGATGTCTATTTCAATGGTACCGATTATTATGTTATTGACATTAATCCCCGCTTTGGCGGCGGTTATGCCTTTACCCATGCAGCAGGAGCGAATATTCCAGCGGCCATTATTGCCCTAACTGCAGGTAAACAAGTACAAGAGGAATGGCTTCGTCAAAAACCAGATATCGAGCTAGCTAGACATGACACGGTTGTTCCGATAAACAATCAGCAGGTAATGCAAGCATTTTAA
- the gvpU gene encoding gas vesicle accessory protein GvpU, which produces MSSSSGKMKDNILEFFVQAANKHNFSLDITLNVKGAVITGTMVSAKEYFNTISKILEDGNEIAQAVSEQLGKAGEEAEDNMDSEAYFIHMKNTKVYCGDSKPTPSKGEILWRGKLTEVDGFFLGKIFESSDKET; this is translated from the coding sequence ATGAGCAGTAGTTCCGGCAAGATGAAAGACAATATTCTGGAGTTTTTTGTGCAAGCGGCGAATAAACATAATTTCTCCCTAGATATTACATTAAACGTAAAGGGTGCCGTCATTACTGGAACAATGGTATCTGCTAAGGAGTATTTCAATACAATAAGTAAAATATTAGAAGATGGGAATGAGATTGCACAAGCAGTAAGTGAACAGCTTGGAAAGGCTGGAGAAGAGGCTGAAGACAATATGGATTCTGAAGCTTATTTTATCCATATGAAAAACACCAAGGTTTATTGCGGAGACAGTAAACCTACTCCTTCAAAAGGAGAAATTCTCTGGAGAGGCAAATTAACGGAAGTGGATGGTTTCTTTCTAGGAAAAATATTTGAGAGCAGCGATAAAGAAACATAG
- a CDS encoding spore coat protein, which yields MTTKTEKLNTLKDIIDDQTIATDLLLSSKSGVRSLAIAITETATPEIKKVLKSELDTAIDLHDKIAQYMIEKEMYHAYDIEEQVSQDLKNAKEALKIGE from the coding sequence ATGACTACTAAAACAGAAAAGTTAAATACTCTTAAAGATATTATAGATGATCAAACAATTGCAACCGACCTGCTGTTGTCTTCCAAATCAGGTGTAAGATCATTGGCGATCGCTATTACAGAGACAGCAACACCAGAAATTAAAAAGGTACTAAAAAGTGAACTAGATACTGCAATTGATCTACATGATAAAATTGCACAGTATATGATAGAAAAAGAAATGTACCATGCGTATGATATCGAGGAACAAGTTTCTCAAGATCTCAAAAATGCAAAGGAAGCCTTAAAAATAGGCGAATAA